From the genome of Drosophila willistoni isolate 14030-0811.24 unplaced genomic scaffold, UCI_dwil_1.1 Seg284, whole genome shotgun sequence, one region includes:
- the LOC124461239 gene encoding uncharacterized protein LOC124461239: MLYNEITELTVAGLKEKLKELNLSVKGNKPELIERLISYFDLDTNEESLYSEANTSNQGEVEEVEREVTMAFTLKDIRDSLTEFDGSNKKDVLEWLSDFEGTAVTVQWNDLQKFIYGRQLLTGAAKLFVNSQEGLTSWGRLKSALQDEFTVKLSAKEVHKQLESRKKKYNESLVEYFYLMKSIAKRGSLDEESIVEYIIEGIPDSKMNKSVLYQARDLKELREKLTMYEKYASNQ; this comes from the exons ATGTTGTATAACGAGATCACCGAGCTGACCGTCGCAgggttaaaagaaaagttaaaagaGCTGAATTTAAGTGTAAAAGGCAACAAACCTGAATTAATAGAGAgattaatttcatattttgatttAGACACGAACGAGGAATCCTTATATTCAGAAGCTAATACCAGTAATCAAGGCGAAGTTGAAGAAGTTGAGAGAGAAGTGACAATGGCGTTCACATTAAAAGATATTCGTGATTCGTTGACAGAGTTTGATGGGAGCAACAAAAAGG ATGTATTAGAATGGCTTTCAGACTTTGAGGGTACTGCTGTAACAGTACAATGGAATGATCTTCAGAAATTTATCTATGGTAGACAGCTGTTGACAGGAGCGGCTAAGTTGTTCGTAAATAGTCAAGAGGGTCTAACAAGTTGGGGTAGACTTAAGAGCGCGCTACAGGATGAGTTTACTGTTAAATTGTCGGCAAAAGAAGTTCACAAGCAATTAGAGagtagaaagaagaaatacaacGAGAGTCTGGTTGAGTACTTTTATCTAATGAAGAGTATAGCCAAAAGAGGCAGCTTAGATGAGGAAAGCATTGTCGAATACATCATTGAGGGTATCCCTGActctaaaatgaataaaagcgTTCTTTACCAAGCGAGAGATTTGAAGGAATTACGAGAGAAACTAACGATGTACGAGAAATATGCTTCCAACCAATAG